The DNA segment TGTTGAGCTTGCCGACGCTGACCTGCATCGCGTCGCTGTAACCATTGACGTAACCGGCCTTGGCCGACGCGTTCAGCTGGTTCCAGTACGTTCCGTTGTGATCGAAGCTGGGTGCGGCGAATACTCCCGCGCAGCTCAGCATAAAGCCAACCACCACACCCGCTATGAACTTTTTCATCTGAGAGACCCGCTTCCGGCTAACAGCCCCGCCACTCCACAACCCCGCGATCTTCTATCAGATCGCTGAGCAGGATTGAATACGAGCTTCGCGGGATGCCATCATGTCCAGTGGCTGGCGCCCCGGGAGCCCCGGATGGCGATTTACGACCGAGTTCTGTCCTTCATCAGGATGCCCAAGGCTGAGCACTTTGAGGCGCTTGCGCTTGAGGTTTTTCGCCATCAATTCGACTCCGTCGCTTCGTATAGAGAATTTTGCCTGAGTCAGGGCGTACGTCCCAACGGCGTGAAATCGCTCGCCGATATCCCGGCGCTCAGCACGGCCGCCTTCAAATACGCTGAGCTCAGCGACTCGGTTTCGGTTGCGGAGGATAGCGGCATTGCGGAATCGCGCGTTTTTATGACCAGCGGCACGACCGCCGGGCGCAACACTCGTGGCCGCCATCGCGTGCCCCGTCTCGATATCTATCACGCCTCGGCTCTCGCGCATGGCGAGCGGATGATGTTTCCCGACGGCGCGCGGATGCGGATGCTCAGCCTTCATCCGACCGCCGAACGGATGCCGGAGTCGTCGCTAGGCCAGATGATAAGCTGGTTCATCGAGCGCTTTGGCGCCGGCGCGGCGCTCTGTGTTGCCGACCGCGCCGGGGTTGACGCCGCTGCGGCGGTGGAGTTCCTGCGCACGGTGCAGCGCGACGCCGAGCCGGTGTGCGTGATGGGCACGACGGCGGCCATCGCCGAACTATTCGCGGAACTGGACGGACGCGGCGAACGGCTTGCACTCGCGCGCGGGTCGCGCCTGATGGACACCGGCGGCGCCAAAGGCCAGGCGGTGCCACTGGCTGCGGATGAGGTTATCGCGCGGGCGCACGCAATGCTCGGGATCGAACCGGCGCTGGTGATCAACGAATACGGCATGACCGAGATGTGCTCGCAGCTCTACGACGCGACCCGGTTCAACTCGCGCCGCGACGACGCGCCTGGCGCGCGCCGCAAGTTGGCGCCCCCATGGCTCGCTGTGTCCGCGGTCGATCCGGCGACGCTCAGGCCTGTGCCCGACGGCGCCACAGGCCTGCTGCGATTCTTCGATCTGGCCAACGTCGGGTCAGTGTCGGCGATCCTGACCGGCGATCTGGGCGTGGTCGAGGCAACAACAGTGAGGCTGCTCGGACGAGCCGCCGACGGCGAGGCGCGCGGCTGCGCGCTTGGCATCGAACAGTTCGCCGCCCGCGAAGGCTGAGTTTTGAGGCGCGCGCCCGCGCAGATGAATTCCATTGCATCGCCGTCCGGCACATGCCGGCGCCAGCGGCCGCCGAGCCCTTCTGATGGCGCTTCGCCTGAGCCGTCGGGGCGCGGCAGCGAAGCAGCCGCCGCGATAGATGCTGCCGCCGAGCGGCTGCGAGGCGTCGTGCGATGCGCACCGTCGCGTGTAGCCGCGGCGCTCGCTGCCAACGCCGAGCTGTGGCGCGCGCGCGCGTTTGCGTCGCGGCGCGAAACCGTCGCGACCATCGCCGCGACGTCCGGTATGGCGCCGGCCCTGCTCGATGAGTCGCTCGATGCGCTGCTCGCGCCGCTGAGCCGCGCGGCGCTTGAGACGCGAGCGGCCGAGGTGCCTTCGACCTCGCGCTTGTATGGCTTCGTGATGGCGGGCAACGTGGCGGGAGCGGGAATCCACGAGCTGTGCGCCGCGCTACTGGCCGGTGCGCGCGTGATCGTCAAGCCGGCGAGCGCGGAGCCGGTCTTTTTCGCAAATTTTATCGGCACGCTGCGCGACATCGATGCTCGGGTGGGCGCGTTGGCCGAACCGGTGCAATTCGGTCGCAGTGATACCGCCGCGATGCGTGCGCTGTGGGCGCGGTGCGATGGAGGCATCGTCGCCTACGGCGATGACGCCTCCATCGCTGCCCTCGGCGCGGCGCGTGAGGACCGCGCCTACCTCGGCTTCCCAAGTCGGCTGAGCGGCGCGCTGGTGATGGCCGATGTGGTCGCGGCGCCGGCGGCCGCCGACGCGGTGGCGGCCGCGCTGGCGCGCGACGTGACGTTGTTCGAGCAGCGGGGATGCCTCTCGCCGCATCACGTCTTCGTCGCGGGCCGGGCAGGCGCGGGCGCGGCGCGTGGCTTGGCCGCGCGCCTCGCCCGCGCGCTGGAGGTGCTGGCGCGCCGGTTGCCGCCGGCGCGCCTCCCGCTCGAGGCGGCGGCGGCGATTCGCGCGCAGCGCGAGCGCGTGCGTTGGCGCGCGCTCGCGCTGCGCGGCGCGGCTCCCGCCTCGCCGACGCCGGACGACGAGGCCGTCGCCCTATGGGAGGGCGACGGCCTCGGATGGACCGCCATCTACGACCGCGACGCCGGTTTTTGTCCGTCGCCCGGTTACCGCACCGTCGTTGTGAGCTGGCTTGAAGACCTCGCTGAGCTGGGCTCGCGCCTGGGTGCGGTCGCGGGTCGGCTGGAGGCATTTGCGCTCGTTGCGCCTCCAAACCAGCGTAAGGAGCTCGCCTCGACGCTCCGTGCCTTGGGCGTCTGGTACGTCTGCGAGCCCGGGCAGATGCAGTCGCCGCCACTGGATTGGCCGCATGGCGGCGACGCCTTCATCGAGATGTTGCGGGACGCCGCACGATGAGCGAGTTGCGCGAGGCTTTTCTTCGCCATCTGGCTCAGACTTCGCCGCTGCCTATCGGCCTGGAAATCGCGCGCGCGGAGGGTTCCTGGCTCTATACCAGGGACGGGCGCCGCTATCTCGATTTGATCGCGGGCATCGGCGTGGCCGCCCTGGGCCACGGCCATCCTGCGGTGCTCGAAGCGATCGCGAGGCAGGCGCGCCGCCATCTACACGTGATGGTTTATGGCGAGTACGTGATCGAGACCCAGGTGCGGCTAGCCGAGCGACTGGCTAACCTGCTGCCGTCGGGGCTCGGCCGCGTGTACTTCACCAACAGCGGAGCGGAGGCAATCGAGGGCGCGCTCAAGGCTGCGCGCAAACACACCGGCCGTGCGCGCTCGATCGCCTTCGACGGCGCTTACCACGGCGACACGCTGATGGCGCTCGCGCTGATGGGAAATCCGGCGTTCCGCGCGCCGTTCGAGCCGCTGCCCGGTCCTGTCAGCCATCTACCGTACGGCGACATCGCCGCGCTGGAGGCGATCGATTCGACCGTTGCGGCAGTGGTCATCGAGCCTGTGCAGGCCGAGGGGGGTGTGCGGATTCCGTCGGTTGAGTTCATGCGCGCGTTGCGTGAACGATGCGATCGGACGGGCGCGCTGCTGATATTCGACGAAGTTCTCACCGGATTCGGCCGCACCGGGCGGCTGTTTGCGATGGAGCATTTTGGCCTCGTGCCTGATATCGTGGTGCTGGCCAAAGCGCTCGGGGGCGGGCTGCCGCTGGGGGCGTTCTGCGGAAGCGACCAGATTATCGGCGCGCTCGCCGACAATCCGCCGCTGGGCCATATCACGACCTTCGGCGGCCATCCGCTGTCCTGCGCCGCCGGCCTCGCCGCACTGGAGGTTATTGTCGATGAACGGCTGTGGGAGCAAGCGAGCGCGATCGGGGATCGGCTGGGACGCGGCTTGCGGCATCTAGTTAGCTCGAGGTTGGCCGAAGTGCGCACAATCGGCGCACTGCTGGGGATTGAGTTCGCCACGGCGGCCGCGGCGCAGAGCTTCACGCACGCGGCGCTGGCGCGCGGCGTAGTCGTCAACTGGACGCTCAACGCGGAGTGCGTGGTCAGGTTGGCGCCGCCGCTCACGATGAGCGCGCAGGAGGCGGATTTCGCCATCGAGACGATGAGCGCTGCGCTTGAAGCATCTCGCGCCATCGGCAAAGCTAGTGGGTGACCTTCCGGGGGGGGTATGGCCACAGCCCAGGTTGTTGCAGCCAAAGAGCCCGGCGCCGAGCAGCCGCAGACCGGGGCCGTACTGGCACCGCGCCGCCCGGTCGCCGCCGACCGCCGCGTACTGCTCGAAATCGACCACGACGCCGAGGCCATCAGCACGCTGAAGGTCGCGGGACCGATCGCGATCCTCTTCATGCTGGCTTATGCCGTGCTGTACACCCTGCTCGGCGGCGGACGCCGTCCGTTGACGGTCTATCACTACGCGGCTTTCGCGCTGATCACAGCGTTCTTCGGAATCACCTGGCTCAGGGAATTTCGCAAGCGCTGGAAGGTCTGGACGCTGCTGTGCTGTGTCGTCCTGATCGCGTTGTTCATCAAGATCGCTTCGCTCGAACGCAACTTCGAGTTGGCGTTTATCGCGATCGTGCTGTGCCCGTTTGCAACCGCCGCCTTCGTGATGTGGGGGCCGCGCTGGCAGGCGCTGCTGAATCTCGGATGCCTGGCGCTGTTTGCCGCCGCGGCGCTCGCGGTTCCCTACCGCGATGAGTACACGCTCTACCGATGGCTCGGCTTCATCGCGGCGCTCGTCCTGTCGTGGTTCACGGCGTTGTTCCTCGATCGCTACCGCGGCAAGTTGCGCGCGCAGATGGAACAGTTGGCGGCGGCGGCCAAGTTCCGCGAGCGCCAGATCGGCACCATGACCCACGACATCCGCAACCCGCTCGCGACTCTGGTCGGGCTGGTTACGCTGCTCGAAGAGGACGAGCTCAGCGAAAAGGAAACCGCCCATCTGCTGGCTCGCGTCGGCTCCACCGCGCGCGCGCTGGACCTGCTGGTCAAGAACGTCCTCGACATGTACTTGCTTGAGGAGGACAACCTGACGCCCCATCCGCGGATCGTCGATCCCAACACCATCGTGCAGGAGGTCGCCGACGTTTACGGGCGTGAGGCGCGGCTCAAGGGGCTGCGGATGCGCACCGAGCTGGGCGGGATGCCGCGCGGCAGCCTCGACCCGCTGCATCTGGAGCGAATCGTCGCCAATTTGCTGAGCAATGCGGTCCAGCGCACTGAGACCGGCGAGGTCGTCCTACGCACCTTCCTTAGCGGGGATAAGGTAATAATGGAAGTCCAGGACACCGGCCAGCAGCTCAGCAGCGAGCAGTTCGCCCATCTTTTCGAGCGTCCGGTGCAGGATCGCCAGGGCATGGGCTCCTCGGCCTGGAAGCTCTACATCGCGCGCGCGCTGACCGAGACCAACGGTGGACAGGTGAGCGCGCGCTCGCACGTCAATCGTGGCCTGACACTGATCGCCGAGCTTCCGTTCTGGGAATCCTGAGCCGCGCTCCGCGTAGGTGCGCGAGCGTTCGGTTGCGCAAGCGGTCTCTTGGCCGGCCCGCTTTGACCCCCTCGGCGCGCGTATAGTAAAGCGAGTCATTCCAGGTGATTTGAGCGGAGTCGCATCAAAAAGAGGCGCAGTCGCGACTCGCCAAGCGCCAACCGGGAGGCTCGCGCGTGCGTTACGGCTTTGTGATCGACCAGAACCGCTGCATCGGATGCCACGCGTGCACGGTCGCCTGCAAGGAAGAACATAACGTCGCCGTCGGCGTCTTCCGCACCTGGGTCAAATACATCGAGAAGGGCGCCTTTCCCGACGTGAGCCGCCACTTCGGCGTGATGCGCTGCAACCATTGCGAGGCGGCGCCGTGCGTCGAGATCTGCCCGACCCGCGCGCTGTTCCGGCGCGACAACGGGATCGTCGATTTCGACAACAGCCGCTGCATCGGATGCAAATCCTGCATGCAGGCCTGCCCCTACGACGCGCTCTACATCGACCCCAACACCGAGACCGCCGCCAAGTGCAACTTCTGCGCGCATCGCGTCGAGCGCGGGCTGGAGCCCGCCTGTGTCATCGTATGCCCGACCCAGGCGATCATGACCGGCGACCTCGATGACCCGCAAAGCCGAGTCAGTCGCATCGTCGCGACCCAGAAGGTCGCCGCGCGCAAGCCGCATAAGGGCACCCGGCCCAAGCTCTTTTATGTCGGTATCGATGGTGACCTCTTGCAGCCTTCAATGATGCGGCCCGAGGCGAGCGCGATGTGGGCCGACCATAACCCGGCGGGCGACGAACGCCCGCCCACCGACGAAGACGGCTCCGCGGTCCCGGGCGGCGCGCGAATCGTGTACGACGTCGCGCGCGCGGCGCCATGGGGCGCAATTCCGGCCGCCTACCTGTGGACCAAGTCGATCGCCGCCGGCGCGCTACTGGTTGCGGCGATACTGCTCGGATGGAGCGGCGGCGCGAGCGCCACGACGCTGCTCGCAGTCGCAAGCCCGCTTGTGGCCCTGGGCTTTCTCGCAATCACGGTTGTCCTGCTGATCGTCGACCTCACGCAGCCGTGGCGATTCTACTATCTGCTCACCCGACCGAACCCGCGGTCATGGCTGGTGTGGGGCACCTGGATCCTGATCATCTACGGCGCGCTCGGCGCGGCATGGCTCGCGTGCGGCCTGCTGCTCAATTCGATTCCGCCGATGCTGGCGCTCATAAGCGCGCTCTTCGCGATTTGCGCCGCGTGCTACACCGCGTTCCTGTTCGCACAGGCCAAGGGGCGCGAGCTCTGGCAGAGCCCCGTGTTCGTCTGGCACCTGCTGGTGCAGGCTCTGATCGGCGGCGCGGCGATTGTGGTCGTGGCCGGTGTTACGCTCGGCGCTGACGACACGTCGGTTTTCCTCGGCGCGCGCATCCTAGCCGGCGCCCTCGCGCTCGGGCTGGTGATGGTCCTGGTCGAGCTCGCGCTGCCGGCGATGAGCGAGGACTTTCGCCGGGCCGCGGACCTGATCTCGCGCGGCGCGCTCAGCGCGCGCTTTTGGCTGGCGGTCGTCGGGCTCGGGACGATCGTGCCATTGGTTCTTATCGGGGTAGGACTGGGATGGCGCAGCCCCGCGCCGATCGCCGCCGCCGCGCTGCTCGGCCTTGCCGGGCTGTGGGTGTTCGAAAATATCTGGATCAAGGCGGGCCAGGCGGTGCCGCTGAGCTAGGAGAAATGGCCCCCGCATCCAAAGATATGCTCCCGCTCAATCCGGAGGCCGCCGGCCTCGAAGCGCCCGTCGGCGGGCTCGATGCGTTTCCTCCGGCCGAGCGATGGGAGGACTGGGTCGAGTTCGACCCTGCGGCATGGCCGCGCAAGGTCGAGAAGCACTACACGCTGGTGCCGACGGTCTGCTTCAACTGCGAGGCCGGATGCGGCCTGCTCGGATACGTGGACAGGCGCGACTTCTCGGTGCGCAAGTTCGAGGGCAATCCCGCCCATCCGGGCAGCCGCGGACGCAATTG comes from the Candidatus Binataceae bacterium genome and includes:
- a CDS encoding aminotransferase class III-fold pyridoxal phosphate-dependent enzyme yields the protein MSELREAFLRHLAQTSPLPIGLEIARAEGSWLYTRDGRRYLDLIAGIGVAALGHGHPAVLEAIARQARRHLHVMVYGEYVIETQVRLAERLANLLPSGLGRVYFTNSGAEAIEGALKAARKHTGRARSIAFDGAYHGDTLMALALMGNPAFRAPFEPLPGPVSHLPYGDIAALEAIDSTVAAVVIEPVQAEGGVRIPSVEFMRALRERCDRTGALLIFDEVLTGFGRTGRLFAMEHFGLVPDIVVLAKALGGGLPLGAFCGSDQIIGALADNPPLGHITTFGGHPLSCAAGLAALEVIVDERLWEQASAIGDRLGRGLRHLVSSRLAEVRTIGALLGIEFATAAAAQSFTHAALARGVVVNWTLNAECVVRLAPPLTMSAQEADFAIETMSAALEASRAIGKASG
- a CDS encoding acyl-CoA reductase, translating into MNSIASPSGTCRRQRPPSPSDGASPEPSGRGSEAAAAIDAAAERLRGVVRCAPSRVAAALAANAELWRARAFASRRETVATIAATSGMAPALLDESLDALLAPLSRAALETRAAEVPSTSRLYGFVMAGNVAGAGIHELCAALLAGARVIVKPASAEPVFFANFIGTLRDIDARVGALAEPVQFGRSDTAAMRALWARCDGGIVAYGDDASIAALGAAREDRAYLGFPSRLSGALVMADVVAAPAAADAVAAALARDVTLFEQRGCLSPHHVFVAGRAGAGAARGLAARLARALEVLARRLPPARLPLEAAAAIRAQRERVRWRALALRGAAPASPTPDDEAVALWEGDGLGWTAIYDRDAGFCPSPGYRTVVVSWLEDLAELGSRLGAVAGRLEAFALVAPPNQRKELASTLRALGVWYVCEPGQMQSPPLDWPHGGDAFIEMLRDAAR
- a CDS encoding HAMP domain-containing sensor histidine kinase gives rise to the protein MATAQVVAAKEPGAEQPQTGAVLAPRRPVAADRRVLLEIDHDAEAISTLKVAGPIAILFMLAYAVLYTLLGGGRRPLTVYHYAAFALITAFFGITWLREFRKRWKVWTLLCCVVLIALFIKIASLERNFELAFIAIVLCPFATAAFVMWGPRWQALLNLGCLALFAAAALAVPYRDEYTLYRWLGFIAALVLSWFTALFLDRYRGKLRAQMEQLAAAAKFRERQIGTMTHDIRNPLATLVGLVTLLEEDELSEKETAHLLARVGSTARALDLLVKNVLDMYLLEEDNLTPHPRIVDPNTIVQEVADVYGREARLKGLRMRTELGGMPRGSLDPLHLERIVANLLSNAVQRTETGEVVLRTFLSGDKVIMEVQDTGQQLSSEQFAHLFERPVQDRQGMGSSAWKLYIARALTETNGGQVSARSHVNRGLTLIAELPFWES
- a CDS encoding 4Fe-4S dicluster domain-containing protein, yielding MRYGFVIDQNRCIGCHACTVACKEEHNVAVGVFRTWVKYIEKGAFPDVSRHFGVMRCNHCEAAPCVEICPTRALFRRDNGIVDFDNSRCIGCKSCMQACPYDALYIDPNTETAAKCNFCAHRVERGLEPACVIVCPTQAIMTGDLDDPQSRVSRIVATQKVAARKPHKGTRPKLFYVGIDGDLLQPSMMRPEASAMWADHNPAGDERPPTDEDGSAVPGGARIVYDVARAAPWGAIPAAYLWTKSIAAGALLVAAILLGWSGGASATTLLAVASPLVALGFLAITVVLLIVDLTQPWRFYYLLTRPNPRSWLVWGTWILIIYGALGAAWLACGLLLNSIPPMLALISALFAICAACYTAFLFAQAKGRELWQSPVFVWHLLVQALIGGAAIVVVAGVTLGADDTSVFLGARILAGALALGLVMVLVELALPAMSEDFRRAADLISRGALSARFWLAVVGLGTIVPLVLIGVGLGWRSPAPIAAAALLGLAGLWVFENIWIKAGQAVPLS